From the genome of Cellvibrio japonicus Ueda107, one region includes:
- the tnpA gene encoding IS66 family insertion sequence element accessory protein TnpA has product MKKRNEEQWRALFAQHDASGVSAAVFCKQNELCPKYFSLRRKQLAKMASKEEAGFVRVKVKPKIPHEASGVKAASLTIRHHVGQLEFGTLPPPQWLAQLLRALA; this is encoded by the coding sequence ATGAAAAAACGTAACGAAGAACAATGGCGAGCACTGTTTGCGCAGCACGACGCCAGCGGTGTATCAGCAGCCGTTTTTTGTAAGCAGAACGAGCTGTGCCCCAAATACTTCAGCTTGCGCCGCAAACAATTGGCAAAGATGGCCAGTAAAGAGGAAGCCGGTTTTGTTCGTGTAAAAGTAAAGCCCAAAATACCGCACGAAGCTTCTGGTGTGAAGGCTGCATCACTGACCATTCGCCATCATGTAGGCCAGCTTGAATTTGGCACACTACCGCCACCTCAGTGGCTGGCCCAATTGCTCAGGGCGTTGGCATGA
- the tnpB gene encoding IS66 family insertion sequence element accessory protein TnpB (TnpB, as the term is used for proteins encoded by IS66 family insertion elements, is considered an accessory protein, since TnpC, encoded by a neighboring gene, is a DDE family transposase.): MIQWDDVPVYVHRQPVDFRKSINGLSVLVQESMALEVFSRSVFVFGNRTRNKIKILYWDKTGFCLWYKRLEKDKFKWPRRGDDVLSLTNEQFDWLLRGLDIEKLQPHTEKYFFSVS; encoded by the coding sequence ATGATCCAGTGGGATGATGTGCCGGTATACGTACACCGGCAACCGGTGGATTTTCGCAAATCCATTAATGGGTTGAGTGTCTTGGTGCAGGAGTCCATGGCACTGGAGGTATTTTCCCGATCCGTGTTTGTGTTTGGCAATCGCACCCGCAATAAAATAAAAATCCTCTACTGGGATAAAACCGGGTTTTGTCTGTGGTACAAGCGGCTGGAAAAAGACAAATTCAAATGGCCACGCCGGGGCGATGACGTGTTATCCCTCACCAATGAACAGTTCGATTGGTTATTACGTGGATTGGATATCGAAAAGCTACAACCGCATACTGAAAAATATTTCTTTTCTGTCAGTTAA
- the tnpC gene encoding IS66 family transposase: MKNISDLVQENIELQKIVANKDDIISLHERSLQEKEQSLHAKEKRIRLLEEYILSLQQKQFGSSSEKQEVLQAELVFTEAEDTAEAEAPEQVDAFADDTVVVAEHKRKKKRASIPKELHRIEITHDLPEDQKCCPHDGSLLKPIGFESHEQLDIIPASVRVLHHKRLKYACPCCENYLVTAKKPAQPIEKSIASPGLLAHIATQKYVDAMPLYRQTDIFKRIGVEMDRTTLANWMIRCGNLVQPLINLLHERMLEQTILHADETRVQVLNETGRAAETQSFMWVLRSTQPTCAAVLYRYEPTRSGKVITELLRDFNGALMTDGYAAYNAPCEKKGITHLACWAHARRKFIEAQKIQAKGKTGKADQAIAFIQQLYGIEKAIKDKTPEEKYQLRQTQSLPVLQKIKVWLDKGLAHSPPQSLIGKALHYLHEQWPKLVRYVESGDYPIDNNAAENAIRPFVIGRKNWLFSTSPKGATASANLYSVIETAKANGLEPYGYLKTIFTELPNATSLEQIEALLPWNYKDGVS; the protein is encoded by the coding sequence ATGAAAAATATTTCTGACCTTGTGCAAGAAAATATCGAACTGCAAAAAATAGTTGCGAATAAAGACGACATTATTTCATTGCATGAGAGATCCCTTCAAGAAAAAGAACAATCCCTTCACGCCAAAGAAAAGCGCATTCGCCTCCTTGAGGAATACATCCTCTCGCTTCAGCAAAAACAATTTGGCAGTTCCAGTGAAAAGCAGGAAGTGCTTCAAGCGGAGCTGGTCTTTACCGAAGCGGAGGATACCGCGGAAGCCGAAGCCCCTGAACAAGTGGATGCCTTTGCCGATGACACGGTTGTTGTAGCGGAGCATAAACGCAAGAAGAAACGTGCATCCATTCCCAAAGAGCTACATCGTATCGAGATTACCCACGATCTGCCTGAGGATCAAAAATGCTGTCCGCACGATGGATCGTTATTAAAACCCATCGGTTTTGAATCCCACGAACAATTAGACATTATCCCCGCCAGTGTTCGGGTGTTACATCACAAACGATTGAAATACGCCTGCCCCTGTTGCGAAAACTATCTTGTGACCGCAAAGAAACCCGCACAACCGATTGAAAAAAGTATCGCCTCACCCGGGCTGTTGGCCCATATTGCCACGCAAAAATATGTAGATGCCATGCCGCTGTATCGCCAGACGGACATTTTCAAACGTATTGGTGTGGAGATGGATCGCACTACACTCGCCAACTGGATGATCCGTTGTGGAAACCTGGTGCAGCCATTAATTAACTTGCTGCACGAAAGAATGTTGGAACAAACGATTCTTCATGCGGATGAAACGCGTGTGCAGGTGTTGAATGAAACCGGTCGTGCGGCTGAAACACAGAGTTTTATGTGGGTATTGCGCAGTACGCAACCCACGTGTGCAGCAGTGCTTTATCGCTACGAACCGACACGCAGTGGAAAAGTAATCACGGAATTGCTACGTGATTTTAATGGCGCACTCATGACCGATGGCTATGCAGCTTACAACGCACCTTGTGAAAAAAAGGGTATTACCCATTTAGCCTGTTGGGCACATGCGCGTCGCAAGTTTATCGAGGCACAAAAAATCCAGGCGAAGGGAAAAACCGGTAAAGCAGATCAAGCGATTGCGTTTATCCAGCAGCTCTATGGAATAGAAAAGGCGATTAAGGACAAAACGCCGGAAGAAAAATATCAACTGAGACAAACACAATCGCTGCCGGTGTTACAAAAAATAAAAGTCTGGTTGGATAAAGGCTTGGCACATTCACCGCCACAATCGTTGATTGGAAAGGCATTGCATTATTTGCATGAACAATGGCCGAAGCTGGTTCGCTATGTGGAATCGGGGGATTATCCGATTGATAACAATGCAGCGGAGAATGCAATCCGCCCGTTTGTGATTGGGCGAAAAAACTGGCTATTCTCCACAAGTCCCAAAGGGGCCACGGCGAGTGCAAATTTATACAGTGTGATTGAAACCGCCAAGGCCAATGGGCTGGAGCCTTATGGGTATTTAAAAACAATCTTCACTGAATTACCCAATGCGACAAGCCTCGAACAGATCGAGGCATTATTACCGTGGAATTACAAGGATGGGGTTAGTTAG
- the ettA gene encoding energy-dependent translational throttle protein EttA has translation MAQYVYTMHRLGKIVPPKREILKDISLSFFPGAKIGVLGLNGSGKSTLLKIMAGVDTDFNGEARPMPGIKVGYLPQEPQLDPGKDVRGNVEDGVREAVDALAELDRIYAAYAEPDADFDELAKKQAKCEDIIQAWDAHNLDHTLEVAADALRLPPWDADVTKLSGGEKRRVALCRLLLSRPDMLLLDEPTNHLDAESVFWLEQFLQKFTGTVVAITHDRYFLDNAAGWILELDRGHGIPYEGNYSSWLEQKEARLAQEQRAEAAHQKALKQELEWVRQNPKGRQAKSKARLARFDELQSQEFQARNETNEIYIPPGERLGDKVIEFHNVSKGYGDRLLIDNLSFTVPKGAVVGIIGGNGAGKSTLFRMIAGREKPDSGEVVVGETVNVAFVDQSRDNLDNNKTVWEAVSDGADILKIGNYEVSSRSYIGRFNFKGSDQQKRVGELSGGERGRLHLANTLKQGANVLLLDEPSNDLDIETLRALEDAILAFPGCALVISHDRWFLDRIATHILAYEGDSDIVFFEGNYTEYHDDLIKRKGQNAQPQRMKYKPLKG, from the coding sequence CGGCTCCGGTAAATCCACCCTGCTCAAGATCATGGCCGGCGTCGATACCGACTTTAATGGCGAAGCCCGCCCCATGCCCGGTATTAAGGTCGGTTACCTGCCCCAGGAGCCGCAACTGGACCCTGGCAAGGATGTACGCGGTAATGTGGAAGATGGTGTTCGTGAAGCCGTGGATGCCCTGGCCGAACTGGATCGCATTTACGCGGCCTACGCCGAACCCGATGCGGACTTTGACGAGCTGGCCAAAAAACAAGCCAAATGTGAAGACATCATCCAGGCCTGGGATGCCCACAACCTGGACCATACCCTGGAGGTGGCCGCCGATGCACTGCGCCTGCCGCCCTGGGATGCCGATGTGACCAAGCTGTCCGGCGGTGAAAAGCGCCGTGTTGCGCTCTGCCGCCTGCTGCTGTCGCGCCCCGATATGCTGTTGCTCGACGAGCCGACCAACCACCTGGATGCCGAGTCTGTGTTCTGGCTGGAGCAGTTCCTGCAAAAATTCACTGGCACCGTGGTTGCCATCACCCACGACCGCTACTTCCTCGATAATGCCGCCGGCTGGATTTTGGAACTGGACCGCGGCCACGGCATTCCCTACGAGGGCAACTACTCCAGTTGGCTGGAGCAAAAAGAAGCCCGCCTGGCCCAGGAGCAGCGCGCAGAAGCCGCGCACCAAAAAGCCCTGAAGCAGGAGCTTGAGTGGGTGAGGCAAAATCCCAAAGGTCGCCAGGCCAAGAGCAAGGCGCGTTTGGCCCGCTTCGATGAACTGCAATCGCAAGAATTCCAGGCGCGCAACGAGACCAACGAGATCTACATTCCGCCCGGCGAGCGCCTGGGTGATAAGGTGATCGAATTCCACAATGTGTCCAAGGGCTACGGCGATCGCCTGCTGATCGACAACCTGAGTTTTACCGTGCCCAAGGGGGCTGTGGTAGGGATTATCGGTGGTAACGGCGCCGGTAAATCCACCCTCTTCCGTATGATCGCCGGTCGCGAAAAACCCGATTCCGGTGAAGTGGTGGTGGGTGAAACGGTCAATGTGGCCTTTGTGGATCAAAGCCGCGATAACCTGGACAACAACAAAACCGTGTGGGAAGCCGTGTCCGACGGTGCCGACATTTTGAAAATCGGCAATTACGAAGTGTCGTCGCGCTCTTACATCGGCCGCTTTAACTTCAAAGGCTCCGACCAGCAAAAACGCGTGGGTGAACTGTCAGGTGGTGAGCGCGGCCGCTTGCACCTGGCCAATACCTTAAAGCAAGGCGCTAACGTGTTATTGCTCGACGAACCCTCAAACGACCTCGATATCGAAACCCTGCGCGCCCTGGAAGATGCCATCCTCGCCTTCCCCGGCTGTGCCCTGGTGATCTCGCACGACCGCTGGTTCCTCGACCGTATTGCTACCCACATACTCGCTTACGAAGGCGATTCCGATATCGTCTTCTTCGAGGGTAATTACACCGAGTACCACGATGACCTGATCAAGCGCAAAGGCCAAAACGCGCAACCCCAGCGGATGAAGTACAAGCCGCTGAAAGGGTAA